In Halarcobacter bivalviorum, a genomic segment contains:
- a CDS encoding adenosylcobinamide-GDP ribazoletransferase: MKLVNKDLILGLKFAFSYFSIIPIKFDNNVDLSKKEIINYLMFFLPLVGAVLSLGACLAFYLLEDLSYLGAIICAFLYMMFYGFIHTEAILDVVDALYAKHSGKDAYKVIKEPTIGAMGFLYALGFVCIKVAALVMLFLNQMYLEIIAIAIISRVSVQFMTKTNEFKSSFVGLMKSSFTSFKIAFALYFIVCLVLIGFKAFTLFFIALVFTFLFSLFLEKNLGFLNGDTLGFNLEFVEIVLFITVCLFWLN; encoded by the coding sequence ATGAAATTAGTGAATAAAGATTTGATATTAGGACTAAAATTTGCCTTTAGTTACTTTTCAATAATACCAATAAAGTTTGATAATAATGTAGACTTATCAAAAAAAGAGATTATCAACTATTTAATGTTTTTTCTTCCTCTTGTGGGTGCTGTTTTATCTCTTGGGGCTTGTCTTGCTTTTTATCTTCTAGAAGATTTATCTTATCTTGGAGCAATTATTTGTGCTTTTTTATATATGATGTTTTATGGTTTTATTCATACTGAAGCTATTTTAGATGTGGTAGATGCTTTATACGCTAAACATAGTGGTAAAGATGCCTATAAAGTCATAAAAGAGCCTACAATTGGAGCTATGGGCTTTTTATATGCTTTAGGCTTTGTTTGTATTAAAGTAGCAGCCTTAGTGATGCTTTTTTTAAATCAAATGTATTTAGAAATAATTGCAATTGCTATTATAAGTAGAGTATCAGTACAGTTTATGACAAAAACAAATGAGTTTAAATCCTCTTTTGTAGGCTTAATGAAAAGCTCATTTACAAGCTTTAAAATAGCCTTTGCTCTTTATTTTATAGTATGTTTAGTTCTTATTGGTTTTAAAGCCTTTACACTATTTTTTATAGCTTTAGTTTTTACTTTTTTATTCTCACTATTTTTAGAAAAGAATCTTGGTTTTCTAAATGGGGATACTTTAGGTTTTAATTTGGAATTTGTTGAGATAGTTCTTTTTATAACAGTTTGCTTATTTTGGCTAAATTAA
- a CDS encoding cobyric acid synthase — translation MKNISIFGTSSDAGKSTITFVIAKILQKMGYSVAPFKAQNVSNNAFVCDDGSEIAVAQYFQAKVLGVETSYHLNPVLLKSGRGSSASLIVEGKVVTNKDVREYYRDLDLLKPAVNRCFNYLNEKYDCIVCEGAGSPVELNLMDKDLSNIYMADEFDTKIILVADIEKGGVFASIYGVYHLLPEKLRKNVIGVIVNKFRGDLTLFDEGVRIIEEDFKIPVLGVLPYTPFNLGFEDSQSLKNYAQNSRNAILNIAVIFYPYMSNYNDFEPLIAHEQINLEFVETNISLDKFDMVIMPGSKLVIKDLKWLKENGLFDRIKAYQGKLLGICGGYEMMFETLNDCYALENDKPTKEEGFSFIDDEIVFEKEKTLEKGSYEIFGVELEGFEIHHGKSKKYPLFYQNRNIYGTFVHGVFDSDEFRTYLFKDLHQEYKEFDFKAYKKEHIDSFICSLEKRLDIKRIINEISE, via the coding sequence ATGAAAAATATATCAATCTTTGGTACAAGTAGTGATGCTGGTAAATCTACAATCACTTTTGTAATAGCAAAAATTCTACAAAAGATGGGTTATAGTGTAGCTCCTTTTAAAGCTCAAAATGTTTCAAACAATGCTTTTGTTTGTGATGATGGTAGTGAAATAGCAGTAGCTCAATACTTTCAAGCAAAAGTTTTAGGAGTTGAAACCTCTTATCATCTAAATCCAGTACTTTTAAAATCAGGACGAGGAAGTTCTGCTTCTCTTATAGTTGAAGGTAAAGTTGTTACAAATAAAGATGTAAGAGAGTATTACCGAGACTTAGATTTACTTAAACCAGCTGTAAATAGATGTTTTAACTATCTTAATGAAAAGTATGATTGTATAGTTTGCGAAGGTGCAGGAAGTCCAGTAGAGCTTAATCTTATGGATAAAGACCTTTCAAATATTTATATGGCTGATGAGTTTGATACAAAAATTATACTTGTTGCAGATATTGAAAAAGGCGGAGTTTTTGCTTCTATTTATGGAGTTTACCATTTATTGCCCGAAAAACTTCGTAAGAATGTAATTGGTGTAATAGTAAACAAGTTTAGAGGAGATTTAACTCTTTTTGATGAAGGTGTTAGAATAATAGAAGAGGATTTTAAAATACCTGTTTTAGGGGTATTACCTTATACTCCTTTTAATTTAGGTTTTGAAGATTCTCAAAGCTTGAAAAACTACGCTCAAAATAGTAGAAATGCAATTTTAAATATAGCAGTTATTTTTTATCCGTATATGAGTAACTATAATGATTTTGAGCCTTTAATAGCCCATGAGCAAATCAATTTAGAGTTTGTAGAGACAAATATTTCATTAGATAAATTTGATATGGTAATAATGCCTGGTTCTAAACTTGTAATCAAAGATTTAAAATGGCTAAAAGAAAATGGCTTATTTGATAGAATAAAAGCATATCAAGGCAAACTTTTAGGTATCTGTGGTGGTTATGAGATGATGTTTGAAACTCTTAATGATTGTTATGCTTTAGAAAATGATAAGCCTACAAAAGAAGAGGGGTTTAGTTTCATAGATGATGAAATAGTTTTTGAAAAAGAGAAAACACTAGAAAAAGGAAGTTATGAAATCTTTGGTGTAGAGCTTGAAGGTTTTGAAATACATCACGGGAAGAGTAAAAAATATCCACTTTTTTATCAAAACAGAAATATCTATGGAACTTTTGTACATGGAGTTTTTGATTCAGATGAATTTAGAACTTATCTTTTTAAAGATTTACATCAAGAGTATAAAGAGTTTGATTTTAAAGCCTATAAAAAAGAGCATATAGATAGTTTTATTTGTTCTTTAGAAAAGAGATTAGATATAAAAAGAATAATAAATGAAATTAGTGAATAA
- a CDS encoding bifunctional adenosylcobinamide kinase/adenosylcobinamide-phosphate guanylyltransferase: MKILYFGGQKSGKSNLAEKKALSLSSKKPYYLATYDNSFNDKEMHKRIDKHKLQRKDEFLTIEEPKDLLKVLPKNLKAEETFLVDCMSMWLFNNIQEDEEYLITQLEEISKLDANIVFVLNDVNSGIIPFDSESRKFVDMTGIVGQKLAQICDEVYEVKLGLASRLK; the protein is encoded by the coding sequence ATGAAAATACTATATTTTGGTGGTCAAAAATCTGGTAAATCAAATCTAGCAGAAAAAAAGGCTTTAAGTCTAAGTTCTAAGAAACCATATTATCTAGCAACCTATGATAATAGTTTTAATGATAAAGAGATGCATAAAAGAATTGATAAGCATAAGCTTCAAAGAAAAGATGAATTCCTTACAATAGAAGAACCAAAAGATTTACTAAAGGTTTTACCAAAAAATTTAAAGGCTGAGGAAACTTTTTTAGTGGATTGTATGTCTATGTGGTTATTTAACAATATTCAAGAAGATGAAGAGTATTTAATAACTCAATTAGAAGAGATTTCAAAGCTTGATGCAAATATTGTTTTTGTTTTAAATGATGTAAACTCTGGAATCATTCCCTTTGATAGTGAAAGTAGAAAGTTTGTAGATATGACAGGAATTGTTGGACAAAAATTAGCACAGATTTGTGATGAAGTTTATGAAGTGAAGCTTGGCTTAGCAAGTAGATTAAAGTAA
- the cobT gene encoding nicotinate mononucleotide-dependent phosphoribosyltransferase CobT, giving the protein MIKNILGTNDLIEFLRGKRATFLLAISNTKTADIEGITQAGIPGKIYLTPTLDSEFLTCGEVRSLESIAETPKGVPTPALLTRATHLLKPFSNIEVLNLGVQVLPKIDYFKTHDFSIAPSEDISTGANIDAMDVFKKGLDFGQEFECKDDYIILAESVPSGTTTAATTALALGYECKEMFSSSFKNVPNDIRNETIEKALSNIKESDDIFARLSKVSDNMLIFVAGFLLGLNNQTKVILAGGTQMACALLIVNSVLKQMEGHLETSNLALCTTKWVYEDEKSDIKALLELNDLKVSAYYADFDFSLSEHPALKLYDEGEAKEGVGAGGALTYALLNGISKEELTQKVESFLG; this is encoded by the coding sequence ATGATAAAAAATATTCTTGGTACAAATGATTTAATAGAGTTTTTAAGAGGTAAAAGAGCAACTTTTTTATTAGCAATAAGTAATACAAAAACTGCTGATATTGAAGGAATTACACAAGCTGGAATACCAGGGAAAATATATCTAACTCCTACATTAGATAGTGAGTTTTTAACATGTGGAGAAGTTAGAAGTTTAGAATCTATTGCAGAAACTCCTAAAGGCGTACCAACTCCGGCACTGCTTACAAGGGCTACTCATCTTTTAAAACCTTTTTCAAATATTGAAGTTTTAAACTTAGGAGTACAAGTATTACCTAAGATAGATTATTTTAAAACACATGATTTCAGTATTGCTCCTTCTGAAGATATTTCAACAGGTGCAAATATTGATGCAATGGATGTATTTAAAAAGGGTTTAGATTTTGGACAAGAGTTTGAGTGTAAAGATGATTATATTATTCTTGCTGAATCTGTTCCAAGTGGTACAACAACAGCCGCAACAACTGCTCTTGCTTTAGGTTATGAGTGTAAAGAGATGTTTAGTAGTAGTTTTAAAAATGTACCAAATGATATAAGAAATGAAACAATTGAAAAGGCACTTTCAAATATAAAAGAGAGTGATGATATTTTTGCCAGACTTTCAAAGGTATCAGATAATATGCTTATCTTTGTAGCAGGATTTCTTTTAGGTTTAAATAATCAAACAAAAGTAATTTTAGCTGGTGGTACTCAAATGGCTTGTGCTTTATTGATTGTAAATTCAGTTTTAAAACAGATGGAAGGACATTTAGAGACTTCAAATCTTGCTCTTTGTACTACAAAATGGGTTTATGAAGATGAAAAGAGTGATATAAAAGCACTTTTAGAATTAAATGATTTAAAAGTAAGTGCTTATTATGCTGACTTTGACTTTTCATTATCAGAACATCCTGCTTTAAAGCTTTATGATGAAGGGGAAGCAAAAGAGGGAGTTGGAGCAGGTGGTGCATTAACTTATGCTTTATTAAATGGAATTTCAAAAGAAGAGCTTACTCAAAAAGTAGAAAGTTTTTTAGGTTAA
- the bluB gene encoding 5,6-dimethylbenzimidazole synthase, giving the protein MNKFNKKAISSLKDIISSRRDIRGNRFLNKKIDDTILNELLEAANNAPSVGFSQPWKFIIIKDNKQREKVYKNFQKENKKAKKIFKTNEIYPNLKLEGIKESYLNIAVLYKKPKKDVLGQTTQKKVGEYSVVCAIQNFWLMARAYGIGVGWVSILKPKKIKKILDINEDYKLIAYLTVGYVKEFIDEPELKKIGWEKKKTLEEITKL; this is encoded by the coding sequence ATGAACAAATTTAATAAAAAGGCTATTTCCTCATTAAAAGATATAATATCATCAAGAAGAGACATAAGAGGGAATAGATTTTTAAATAAAAAGATTGATGATACTATTTTAAATGAATTATTAGAAGCTGCTAATAATGCTCCTTCAGTAGGTTTTTCTCAACCTTGGAAATTTATAATAATTAAAGATAATAAACAAAGAGAAAAAGTCTACAAAAACTTTCAAAAAGAGAATAAAAAAGCAAAAAAGATTTTTAAAACAAATGAAATCTATCCAAACTTAAAACTTGAAGGTATAAAAGAGTCTTATTTAAATATTGCCGTTTTATATAAAAAACCTAAAAAAGATGTCTTAGGTCAAACTACTCAAAAAAAAGTCGGAGAATATAGCGTTGTTTGTGCTATTCAAAATTTTTGGCTTATGGCTAGAGCTTATGGTATTGGAGTAGGTTGGGTTAGTATTTTAAAACCAAAAAAGATTAAGAAAATATTAGATATAAATGAAGATTATAAATTGATTGCATATTTAACAGTTGGATATGTAAAAGAGTTTATAGATGAACCAGAACTTAAAAAAATTGGTTGGGAAAAGAAAAAAACTCTTGAAGAAATTACAAAGTTATAG
- a CDS encoding precorrin-2 C(20)-methyltransferase, with amino-acid sequence MKLYMVSLGPGDYELITLKALKALQTCDAICIPTKSADNSFTRSMTYKIVKKLMDEYGFEKDIIPMYTPMKFKTDDWQRQVDIIEDSFKKYDSLSFVTLGDSAVYSTVYYLLDIIKEQHKEVYENSEVIPGVTSFSHASAKVKKPLCVGDSSFIIRPLHKRKVPFTTVYMRPKIGMTTDKIKEKNDIYTFENLNYKGETILEHKKEKVDKYMTLFIDFHNRNEQI; translated from the coding sequence ATGAAGTTATATATGGTATCTTTAGGCCCTGGTGATTATGAACTAATCACTTTAAAGGCCTTAAAAGCTTTACAAACATGTGATGCAATCTGTATTCCTACAAAAAGTGCAGATAATAGTTTTACTAGGTCAATGACTTATAAAATAGTTAAAAAACTTATGGATGAGTATGGTTTTGAAAAAGATATTATTCCAATGTATACTCCAATGAAGTTTAAAACTGATGATTGGCAAAGGCAAGTTGATATAATCGAAGACTCTTTTAAAAAATATGATAGCTTGTCTTTTGTAACCTTAGGAGATAGTGCTGTTTATAGTACTGTATACTATTTACTGGATATTATAAAAGAACAACATAAAGAAGTTTATGAAAATAGTGAAGTTATTCCTGGAGTTACTTCTTTTTCTCATGCTTCTGCAAAGGTTAAAAAACCACTTTGTGTAGGTGATAGTAGTTTTATTATAAGACCTTTACATAAAAGAAAAGTTCCTTTTACAACTGTTTATATGAGACCAAAAATTGGAATGACTACAGATAAAATAAAAGAAAAAAATGATATATATACCTTTGAAAATCTAAACTACAAAGGTGAGACGATTTTGGAACATAAAAAAGAGAAGGTTGATAAATATATGACTCTATTTATTGATTTTCATAATAGAAATGAACAAATTTAA
- a CDS encoding sirohydrochlorin cobaltochelatase, translated as MKRFRHYNRKRAIVLACFGSVIEQQKYLDLEAKVKEEYPDCEVFTSFSSRMVIKLLKKKKKEIYKNLPQTLADVDMQGYKHVVVVSVNIYPTDEHEFLKKIVDGFKHFSLANLGITNALLTTTKDTTSYLKNLNEQVSKEDTANLYIIHGTPKLNTVGIDSISYTSDLLEMIDERNFACSLEGAFPYFAINDAIKQKIKSKGFKKVQVVPLLLVSGNHYIKDMFEIKDDLSDEFESFIAPSLTQSENFNLLELPQTQEIFIKNIKESFKMLGISHKTMTY; from the coding sequence ATGAAAAGATTTAGACATTACAATAGAAAAAGAGCTATTGTATTAGCTTGTTTTGGTTCAGTTATTGAACAACAAAAATATTTGGACTTAGAAGCTAAAGTAAAAGAGGAATACCCAGATTGTGAGGTGTTTACCTCTTTTTCTTCAAGAATGGTAATTAAACTTTTAAAGAAAAAGAAAAAAGAGATTTATAAAAATCTTCCACAAACTCTTGCAGATGTAGATATGCAAGGATACAAACATGTGGTGGTAGTTTCTGTAAATATCTATCCTACTGATGAACATGAGTTTTTAAAGAAAATTGTTGATGGTTTTAAACACTTTTCTTTGGCAAATCTTGGTATTACTAATGCTTTATTAACAACTACAAAAGATACAACATCGTATTTAAAAAATTTAAATGAGCAAGTAAGTAAAGAGGATACTGCAAACTTATATATTATTCATGGAACACCAAAATTAAATACAGTTGGAATTGATTCTATTTCTTATACAAGTGATTTGCTTGAGATGATTGACGAAAGAAATTTTGCCTGTTCTTTAGAAGGAGCTTTCCCATATTTTGCAATTAATGATGCAATAAAACAGAAGATTAAATCAAAAGGCTTTAAAAAGGTTCAAGTTGTTCCTTTACTTTTAGTTAGTGGAAATCATTATATAAAAGATATGTTTGAAATAAAAGATGATTTAAGTGATGAATTTGAGTCTTTTATTGCACCTTCTTTAACACAAAGTGAGAACTTTAATCTTTTAGAGTTACCTCAAACACAAGAGATTTTTATAAAGAATATCAAAGAGTCATTTAAGATGCTTGGTATTAGTCATAAAACAATGACATATTAG
- a CDS encoding energy-coupling factor ABC transporter permease — MHIEAGVVHGAKMALSYGTAAVSFGIATKLAVETIKNSGFLPTIVKTLVATILVFMFFEVFPHHPVGVSEVHFILGSTLFLILGAAPTAFGLAAGLLVQGLFFAPFDLPQYAINVTTLLMPLFAMMYVANRIIPKNMAYKDIKYKDALKLSLMYQGGIVTWVAFWALYGQGFGVENLNAVLAFSSAYMSVVILEPFIDLAVLAGAKALSSFKSSPYVEARLYNSAK, encoded by the coding sequence ATGCATATAGAAGCAGGTGTTGTGCATGGCGCAAAAATGGCTTTAAGTTATGGGACGGCTGCCGTTTCATTTGGTATTGCTACAAAATTAGCAGTTGAGACAATCAAAAACAGTGGGTTTTTACCTACAATAGTTAAAACATTAGTTGCTACTATTTTAGTATTTATGTTTTTTGAGGTGTTTCCTCATCATCCAGTTGGGGTATCTGAGGTACACTTTATTTTAGGTTCAACGCTATTTTTAATTTTAGGAGCTGCTCCTACAGCATTTGGTTTAGCAGCAGGTTTATTAGTTCAAGGTCTATTTTTCGCACCTTTTGATTTACCACAATATGCGATTAATGTTACTACTCTTTTAATGCCTTTATTTGCAATGATGTATGTAGCAAATAGAATTATTCCTAAAAATATGGCTTACAAAGATATTAAATATAAAGATGCTTTAAAACTATCTTTAATGTATCAAGGTGGTATTGTTACTTGGGTTGCTTTTTGGGCTCTATATGGACAAGGTTTTGGTGTTGAAAATTTAAATGCCGTATTAGCATTTAGTTCTGCATATATGAGTGTTGTTATTTTAGAACCATTTATTGATTTAGCAGTTCTTGCAGGTGCAAAAGCATTAAGTAGTTTCAAATCAAGTCCTTATGTTGAGGCAAGATTATATAATAGCGCAAAATAA
- a CDS encoding cobyrinate a,c-diamide synthase, with protein sequence MNSILISAVSSNQGKTILSTALLYYFKKSVRPFKIGPDYIDPQFHEIVCNTKSINLDTFIMNEPQVKWLFNKYSNKEVSILEGVMGFYDGMDKGCSAYDIGKLLNIPTILLLDASGSYITISAVLKGLKTYKEDNTIKAIVLNKVSSKMHFELIKKQIEQDFQGKNEIKVLGWIKKDLPSLRDTHLGLDLKDAKKEVLENISKEVLENIDLETLKEISLYEKESISNYPFEEIKKINKKATVVYDKNFSFLYHDNLETLKELFNEVEVISSTKDEKISSNSDFVFIPGGYVETKEAYERVKNSQNFKASLIEHINKNKHIYAECAGLLYLSKGVDKKEMAKILEVSFSLTNKRVRLGYYYSQSGLKGHAFHYTKPLDTSLGCDILSKKINSKGEVGAWKKKNVYGTYLHTMFRNNINILKDYFGI encoded by the coding sequence GTGAACTCAATTCTTATTTCTGCTGTTTCATCAAATCAGGGAAAAACTATTCTTTCTACTGCATTACTATACTATTTTAAAAAGAGTGTAAGACCTTTTAAAATTGGTCCAGACTATATTGATCCACAATTTCATGAAATAGTTTGCAACACAAAATCAATAAATCTTGATACCTTTATAATGAATGAGCCTCAAGTAAAATGGCTTTTTAATAAATACTCAAATAAAGAAGTTTCTATCTTAGAAGGAGTAATGGGCTTTTATGATGGTATGGATAAAGGTTGTTCAGCTTATGATATAGGAAAATTATTAAATATTCCAACTATTTTACTTCTTGATGCTAGCGGTTCATATATAACTATTAGTGCTGTATTAAAAGGTCTTAAAACCTATAAAGAAGATAACACTATAAAAGCTATTGTTTTAAATAAAGTCTCTTCAAAAATGCACTTTGAATTAATCAAAAAACAAATAGAACAAGACTTCCAAGGTAAAAATGAGATAAAAGTACTTGGCTGGATAAAAAAAGATTTACCAAGTTTAAGAGATACTCACTTAGGACTTGATTTAAAAGATGCAAAAAAAGAGGTCTTAGAAAATATCTCTAAAGAGGTTTTAGAGAATATTGATTTAGAAACTTTAAAAGAGATATCTTTATATGAAAAAGAATCTATATCAAACTATCCCTTTGAAGAGATAAAAAAGATAAACAAAAAAGCTACTGTTGTTTATGATAAAAACTTCTCCTTCTTATATCATGATAACTTAGAAACTTTAAAAGAGTTATTTAATGAAGTAGAAGTTATTAGTTCAACTAAAGATGAAAAAATTAGCTCTAATAGTGACTTTGTATTTATACCAGGAGGTTATGTAGAAACAAAAGAAGCCTATGAAAGAGTTAAAAATTCACAAAACTTCAAAGCATCATTAATTGAACATATAAATAAAAACAAACATATCTATGCAGAGTGTGCAGGGCTTTTATATTTAAGTAAGGGTGTAGATAAAAAAGAGATGGCAAAAATCTTAGAAGTAAGCTTTTCACTTACCAATAAGAGAGTACGTCTTGGCTATTACTATAGTCAAAGTGGTTTAAAAGGTCATGCTTTTCACTATACAAAACCCCTTGATACTTCTTTGGGCTGTGATATTTTAAGTAAAAAGATTAACTCAAAAGGTGAAGTAGGAGCTTGGAAGAAAAAAAATGTATATGGAACTTATCTACATACAATGTTTAGAAATAATATAAATATATTAAAGGATTACTTTGGAATTTAA
- a CDS encoding precorrin-8X methylmutase, which translates to MEFKLEQPPINIGADISNKSFEMISEELKDYKKINEFDEAQQEVISRLIHTTTCFDEVLNNIYFSKDAIKKVQKLLLNKAKIIVDVNMIKVGLSDFYLKQYENEVVCYINEPFTYEMAEKNKTTRSYAAVVEAIKKHKDEPLVLACGNAPTFIYAAINTLIEQKVDLNNVALLLFPVGFVNVVESKAYGRKFCDHFDVAGIIMEGRFGSSTMTVATLHAIYKLIKDYDKDEKYNGK; encoded by the coding sequence TTGGAATTTAAACTAGAACAACCACCAATAAATATTGGTGCTGATATTTCAAATAAATCATTTGAAATGATTAGTGAAGAATTAAAAGATTATAAAAAAATAAATGAGTTTGATGAAGCACAACAAGAGGTAATAAGTAGACTTATTCATACTACTACTTGTTTTGATGAAGTATTAAACAATATCTACTTTTCAAAAGATGCAATTAAAAAGGTGCAAAAACTACTATTAAACAAAGCAAAGATAATAGTTGATGTAAATATGATAAAAGTTGGACTTAGTGACTTTTATTTAAAGCAGTATGAAAATGAAGTTGTATGTTATATCAACGAACCATTTACATATGAAATGGCAGAAAAAAACAAAACAACAAGAAGTTATGCAGCTGTAGTTGAGGCTATTAAAAAACATAAAGATGAGCCTTTAGTACTTGCATGTGGAAATGCCCCTACTTTTATCTATGCTGCAATTAATACGTTAATAGAGCAAAAAGTAGATTTAAACAATGTTGCTTTACTACTATTTCCAGTTGGCTTTGTAAATGTTGTTGAATCAAAAGCTTATGGTAGAAAGTTCTGTGACCATTTTGATGTAGCAGGGATTATTATGGAAGGAAGATTTGGAAGTTCTACTATGACAGTAGCAACTCTTCATGCCATCTATAAGCTAATCAAAGATTATGATAAAGATGAGAAATATAATGGAAAATAA
- a CDS encoding (2Fe-2S) ferredoxin domain-containing protein — protein sequence MENKKEVLYNTMGSVVADGFTCKPKQFDANKPIMHFKTQLFLCDDERCSKAHKGKDVAATLREVIKELNLSKGEERIKVVRTGCFGACRFRSVANIYENTQRNGYLENNAIWLKNVHQYDKEKWVKLFKALSNNEKLDMAEFKIVPMSEMDTYKND from the coding sequence ATGGAAAATAAAAAAGAAGTACTTTACAACACAATGGGTAGTGTTGTAGCAGATGGTTTTACTTGTAAACCAAAACAGTTTGATGCAAATAAACCTATTATGCACTTTAAAACTCAACTTTTTTTATGTGATGATGAAAGATGTTCAAAGGCTCACAAAGGAAAAGATGTTGCAGCTACTTTAAGAGAAGTTATAAAAGAGTTAAATCTATCAAAGGGTGAAGAGAGAATCAAAGTTGTAAGAACTGGTTGTTTTGGAGCTTGTAGATTTAGATCTGTTGCTAATATTTATGAAAATACACAAAGAAATGGATATTTGGAAAATAATGCTATTTGGCTTAAAAATGTTCATCAGTATGATAAAGAAAAGTGGGTAAAATTATTTAAAGCATTAAGCAATAATGAAAAACTTGACATGGCTGAATTTAAAATAGTTCCTATGTCAGAAATGGACACATACAAAAATGATTAA
- the cobA gene encoding uroporphyrinogen-III C-methyltransferase, with amino-acid sequence MIKKIYLVGAGPGELDLLTLKAVKIIEQADVILYDALVNEEVFQFCKEDCLKVNVGKRKGKHLKQQEEINELLVEYAKTHEVVVRLKGGTPFVFGRGYEEVRAIKEAGFDVEIVSGVSSTTSVPESFMLPLVDRKFNDSYRTITGHDIDVFKSIVKSYHDRENLIITMGVHNIKNIVEYLLSIDFPKDLPIAVLSKGTTNDSSQKIFTLDEVNKQNEEFFEELKKLTPAILFIGRTIHAMKEIQ; translated from the coding sequence ATGATTAAAAAAATATATTTAGTTGGTGCAGGACCTGGAGAGTTAGATTTACTTACTCTAAAAGCTGTAAAGATAATAGAACAAGCAGATGTAATTTTATATGATGCCTTAGTAAATGAAGAGGTTTTCCAGTTCTGTAAAGAAGATTGTCTAAAAGTTAATGTAGGAAAAAGAAAAGGTAAACACCTAAAACAACAAGAAGAGATAAATGAGCTTTTAGTTGAGTATGCAAAAACCCATGAAGTTGTTGTAAGACTAAAAGGTGGAACTCCTTTTGTTTTTGGTCGTGGATATGAAGAAGTTAGAGCTATAAAAGAAGCTGGCTTTGATGTAGAGATAGTATCAGGAGTAAGTTCAACAACTTCTGTACCAGAAAGCTTTATGCTACCACTTGTAGATAGAAAATTCAATGACTCATATAGAACTATTACAGGACATGATATTGATGTTTTTAAAAGCATTGTTAAATCATACCATGATAGAGAAAACCTAATTATTACAATGGGTGTTCACAATATTAAAAATATCGTTGAGTATCTTCTAAGTATTGATTTTCCAAAAGACTTACCAATAGCAGTATTAAGTAAGGGAACAACAAATGATTCTTCACAAAAAATATTTACCCTTGATGAGGTAAACAAGCAAAATGAAGAGTTTTTTGAAGAGTTAAAAAAACTTACTCCAGCGATACTATTTATTGGAAGAACAATTCACGCAATGAAAGAGATTCAATAA